The segment CCTCTAGCTGCCAGTTTCCCGGATCCCACCTCTTTTAGTTACCCAGACCCCACCCCCAAGGTGTCTAGGCCTAATCTTTATCCCTTTGGCTTCACCTCTTCTGCAGTTTGCAGCCTCTTACCTCGGTGGTTAGTTTTGGAGTAGGGAGTCAATGTGGCTCGATCAGACTGCTGGCTCGATTTGGATGGCGTGGCGAATGCTGGAATCTGGTGCCCCTCGAAAGGGATGCTGCAGTTTTGCAGCCCACTATTCCACGTGGTGGTGTAGTCCGAACCCGCAGACCCGCCCCACGACATTTTATAGTCCGCCTGCGCTTCCCCGCCCAGGCCACTGTCCCAGTAGGTGGATCCATTGGGGCCCGCAGAACAGTCCCAGCTGGCGGTGCTCCAGGTGGCGGGAGGGTGCGACCACGAGGGGACCCCTCCTGCCGAGGTGGCAGTATTCTGGCCGGTCGCCCCTTCAAAGCCGACGAAGGGGGAGGGGCTCGTGCCCGGAGGGGCGGGGCCTGGCGTCTGCGAAGCACAGCTCCACGGGTCCGAGGTGTTGCACCCCAGGTCTGTCCAGTCTCGCGACCACGGAAGGGGGTGAGCAACGGGCTCTGTGAGGAGAACAGACCTTAAACAAGGGGAGCCCAGGAGTCTTGATCCCCCGCACACTTGGGAGTTTTAGGGGAGTTTTGGCGCCTTGTATGGCCTTTAAGATGTAGGTGTTCCCAGTCTTAGTCCCGCTCCTCTGAAGACTAGGGGAGTCTAAACTCAGCTCTGGCGTGTCAGGATCCCGTTCTCGTCCCACCTCCATTTTCTACCACTCACCGGCCTCGAAAGGTACTTCTTCGTGAGGTAAAGCGGGGTTCCAGTCCAGCTCTGGGAACCCTATGTTGGACAAGAGAACTGAATTTTAGGAAAGATGTGGCAATGACTTAGGGACCTCGGCCATCCACTCATGCCTCCTTCAATCTCAAAAATCCAGACGTGTTACTTCCTTGCCGCTCAGCATCCTCGTTCTTTCTAAAAGGCCCAGGATCTCCCATTTTTTCCCCCAGCACACAGGGGGTCAAGCCCAGCAAACCTACCTTTCCAGCAGCTTTCTACGTTCATCGGTGTGATCGGTGTGTCCCCTTGCAGTGCCACTTCAGGGAAATAGAAACCAAATTCCGCTCCTTCTGCGGGCAACAAGGATGTTAAGGCCGGTTTAGGGGTCAAGGGGTCCGCATCTTTGGAAGCTTGCAACCACTTTGTCCCAAGCCACAGCAGCTTACCCAGTCCTGTCAGCTTGTCTCCAGGAGGTACTTCCTGCACTGACGCTTCATCCCAGTTCCACAGGTCCATGGAGGCTTGTTCTGACGGTTCTGGTTGAGAGAGGAAAACTTCCAAGGGTAATGGACAAGTTGGTGAGATTTAGGGACCCAGGAGTCTGATTACAACCCTTGTTTCCCTCAAACCCAGAGGAGACTTCTGCAACCTCCTTCCCCAGGAAAAGGAATATTGGTTTCcagtcccttctccctctctcagatACTTAAATCCAGGTCCTTCCTAGTTCAGATACTCAGGCATCCAGTTCGTGGCTTACCTCTGGCAGGTTCCTTCTCTCCTTGCCAGGGGGGGTCTCAGCCCCATTTCATACCATGCACCCTTCCCGGGGGGCCTGATAGGGGAGGGGGAATTTTCCGAGACGTCAGAGCTGGGGGTCGCAGCCTGGGTCAAGTTGCAGGGATGGGGGCGTGGTCAAGTTGCACCCCCTGCTTTAGGGATGCGCATTGGTCCCTGGAACGGTCCTTTTGCAGGGACAAATTGGGCTTGGAAAAGGACTTGGGGAACAAGGGTAAGGCAGGGATGGGGGTACTGAGATCTAAGGGGTGCTTACGGGGTAGTGGGGATGGGGTGAGGGGTTTGGACAGGTTCCCCGTCTTGAGGATTTGGTGGTGAGACATGAAAAGCGGTGGGGGAGGAGGGTCTGGGGTCAGCTGGGCAACTCTGGGCTTATCTGCAACAGGAAGAGGGATTTCCGGCCAGATGCCCCCTTTCCCTAGCATCAGCCTA is part of the Rattus norvegicus strain BN/NHsdMcwi chromosome 1, GRCr8, whole genome shotgun sequence genome and harbors:
- the Etv2 gene encoding ETS translocation variant 2 isoform X3 — its product is MDLWNWDEASVQEVPPGDKLTGLGAEFGFYFPEVALQGDTPITPMNVESCWKGFPELDWNPALPHEEVPFEAEPVAHPLPWSRDWTDLGCNTSDPWSCASQTPGPAPPGTSPSPFVGFEGATGQNTATSAGGVPSWSHPPATWSTASWDCSAGPNGSTYWDSGLGGEAQADYKMSWGGSAGSDYTTTWNSGLQNCSIPFEGHQIPAFATPSKSSQQSDRATLTPYSKTNHRGPIQLWQFLLELLHDGARSSCIRWTGNNREFQLCDPKEVARLWGERKRKPGMNYEKLSRGLRYYYRRDIVLKSGGRKYTYRFGGRVPVLACQDDMGHLPGAEGQ
- the Etv2 gene encoding ETS translocation variant 2 isoform X2, with product MDLWNWDEASVQEVPPGDKLTGLEGAEFGFYFPEVALQGDTPITPMNVESCWKGFPELDWNPALPHEEVPFEAEPVAHPLPWSRDWTDLGCNTSDPWSCASQTPGPAPPGTSPSPFVGFEGATGQNTATSAGGVPSWSHPPATWSTASWDCSAGPNGSTYWDSGLGGEAQADYKMSWGGSAGSDYTTTWNSGLQNCSIPFEGHQIPAFATPSKSSQQSDRATLTPYSKTNHRGPIQLWQFLLELLHDGARSSCIRWTGNNREFQLCDPKEVARLWGERKRKPGMNYEKLSRGLRYYYRRDIVLKSGGRKYTYRFGGRVPVLACQDDMGHLPGAEGQ
- the Etv2 gene encoding ETS translocation variant 2 isoform X1: MDLWNWDEASVQEVPPGDKLTGLGKLLWLGTKWLQASKDADPLTPKPALTSLLPAEGAEFGFYFPEVALQGDTPITPMNVESCWKGFPELDWNPALPHEEVPFEAEPVAHPLPWSRDWTDLGCNTSDPWSCASQTPGPAPPGTSPSPFVGFEGATGQNTATSAGGVPSWSHPPATWSTASWDCSAGPNGSTYWDSGLGGEAQADYKMSWGGSAGSDYTTTWNSGLQNCSIPFEGHQIPAFATPSKSSQQSDRATLTPYSKTNHRGPIQLWQFLLELLHDGARSSCIRWTGNNREFQLCDPKEVARLWGERKRKPGMNYEKLSRGLRYYYRRDIVLKSGGRKYTYRFGGRVPVLACQDDMGHLPGAEGQ